A portion of the Andreesenia angusta genome contains these proteins:
- the panD gene encoding aspartate 1-decarboxylase, giving the protein MYLTMFKSKLHRAVVTEANLNYVGSITIDSELLKSANILPGEKVQVVNNNNGERFETYTIEGEPNSGVICVNGAAARLVQPGDKVIIIAYAMMTREEAESFKPSILFLDEKNRIAEIKDREVHGEIK; this is encoded by the coding sequence ATGTACTTGACTATGTTTAAATCAAAACTGCACAGAGCTGTAGTCACAGAGGCCAACTTGAACTACGTTGGAAGCATTACGATAGATTCGGAACTACTGAAGTCGGCCAATATACTGCCGGGTGAAAAAGTTCAGGTCGTAAACAACAACAACGGGGAGAGATTTGAGACCTACACCATAGAGGGAGAGCCGAACAGCGGAGTCATATGCGTAAACGGTGCTGCTGCGAGGCTTGTGCAGCCAGGGGACAAGGTGATAATAATAGCCTACGCCATGATGACAAGAGAAGAGGCGGAGAGCTTCAAGCCGTCGATTCTATTCTTAGACGAGAAAAACAGGATAGCTGAAATAAAGGACAGAGAAGTTCACGGCGAGATAAAATAG
- the panC gene encoding pantoate--beta-alanine ligase: MEKVLVVKSIDELRAKLKEYNGKTVGLVPTMGYLHKGHASLVEKAREENDIVVVSVFVNPIQFGPNEDLETYPRDLDRDIEIVSSSGGDIVFAPSVEEMYPEKAEVFVDLESEIGEKLCGESRPGHFRGVMTVVSKLFNIVGADRAYFGQKDAQQVTIIEKMVRELNFPVKIVRCPILRESDGLAMSSRNVYLSAQERSEATVLYKSILRVQREFESGEHRVEKLKEIALEEIGKSPIAEVEYVEILDSRTLGNIERVNGPALMAMAVRFGKTRLIDNCLLEV, translated from the coding sequence ATGGAGAAAGTATTGGTTGTAAAGAGCATAGACGAGCTTAGAGCAAAGCTCAAAGAGTACAATGGGAAGACTGTGGGGCTTGTGCCTACGATGGGATACCTTCACAAAGGTCATGCCTCCCTTGTAGAAAAGGCCAGAGAGGAAAACGACATAGTGGTTGTGAGCGTATTTGTAAACCCGATCCAGTTCGGGCCTAACGAGGACTTGGAAACCTATCCAAGGGATTTAGACAGGGATATAGAGATAGTTTCATCTAGCGGAGGGGATATAGTGTTCGCTCCAAGCGTAGAGGAGATGTACCCTGAAAAGGCTGAGGTTTTTGTAGACCTGGAAAGTGAGATAGGTGAAAAACTGTGTGGAGAGTCGAGGCCAGGTCATTTCAGAGGGGTTATGACTGTAGTATCTAAGCTGTTCAATATAGTTGGAGCGGACAGAGCTTACTTTGGACAGAAAGACGCCCAGCAGGTGACTATAATAGAGAAGATGGTAAGAGAGCTGAATTTCCCGGTGAAGATAGTCAGATGTCCAATACTCAGGGAGAGCGATGGGCTTGCAATGAGCTCTAGAAATGTATACCTTTCAGCGCAGGAGAGAAGTGAAGCTACTGTACTGTACAAATCTATATTGAGAGTGCAGAGAGAGTTTGAAAGCGGGGAACACAGAGTGGAAAAGCTTAAAGAAATAGCTCTAGAGGAAATCGGAAAGAGCCCTATTGCAGAAGTAGAATACGTAGAGATACTAGACAGCAGAACTCTTGGGAATATAGAAAGAGTGAACGGCCCTGCTCTTATGGCAATGGCTGTGAGGTTTGGAAAGACTAGACTTATAGACAACTGCTTACTGGAGGTGTAG
- the panB gene encoding 3-methyl-2-oxobutanoate hydroxymethyltransferase, with product MERVEGKFTITSFAEKKKTGEKISVLTAYDYPTAKLLDGEVDVLLVGDSLGMVKLGYEDTLEVTVDDMVYHTRSVKRGASRSFIVTDMPYLSYHISLEESVRNAGRIMIEGKANAVKLEGGRERVEVVRKLVDSEIPVMGHLGLTPQSVNATGGFKVQARSADAGEKLLQDALSLQDAGVFAIVLECIPEEIAKYVTDSVSVPTIGIGAGRHCDGQVLVVDDMLGITEDIHPKFVKRYGKLGEEIRAMAREYNNEVKSGAFPEEVHIFKLEKSELEKIERIY from the coding sequence GTGGAAAGAGTGGAAGGTAAATTTACTATCACATCTTTTGCAGAGAAAAAGAAAACAGGCGAGAAGATATCGGTGCTCACAGCATATGACTATCCGACGGCAAAATTACTGGACGGGGAGGTAGACGTACTCTTAGTCGGAGACTCTCTTGGAATGGTCAAGCTGGGCTACGAGGACACGTTAGAGGTCACCGTAGACGACATGGTATACCATACGAGAAGTGTCAAGAGAGGGGCTAGTCGATCTTTCATAGTTACAGACATGCCATATCTTTCTTATCACATAAGCTTAGAGGAGTCTGTCAGAAATGCGGGCAGGATAATGATAGAAGGAAAGGCAAACGCCGTGAAGCTAGAGGGCGGAAGAGAAAGAGTTGAAGTTGTCAGAAAGCTGGTGGACTCGGAGATACCGGTTATGGGTCATCTTGGGCTGACACCGCAGTCGGTAAACGCCACTGGAGGATTTAAAGTCCAGGCGAGATCTGCTGATGCAGGCGAGAAGCTACTGCAAGATGCGCTTTCACTACAGGATGCCGGTGTATTCGCTATAGTGCTTGAGTGCATTCCTGAGGAGATAGCCAAGTACGTGACAGACAGTGTAAGCGTACCGACTATAGGTATTGGAGCCGGGAGGCACTGCGATGGACAGGTCTTGGTAGTGGACGACATGCTTGGAATAACCGAGGACATACATCCCAAGTTTGTAAAGCGTTACGGAAAGCTTGGAGAAGAGATAAGGGCCATGGCTAGAGAATACAATAATGAAGTTAAGTCTGGGGCATTTCCGGAGGAAGTTCACATTTTCAAGCTGGAAAAATCAGAACTAGAGAAGATAGAGAGGATTTACTGA
- a CDS encoding DNA topoisomerase III — MSKKLVLAEKPSVGRDIAKALKCDRTGNGYIEGKNYVVTWALGHLVTLADPETYKKEYSEWKIEQLPIIPGKLKTVVIKQSGKQFNTVKHQINRDDISEVIIATDAGREGELVARWILEKAGNKKPVKRLWISSVTEKAIVEGFKKLKDGREYENLYRAAVARSEADWYVGINGTRALTCKHNAQLSCGRVQTPTLAMVQRKEEEIQSFKSQKFYGLETEVSGLKFIWSDSKGNTRSFDEAKIESILKHLNGKKAVVEDVSSQTKKTYAPKLYDLTELQKEANRIYGYSGKETLSAVQSLYEKYKALTYPRTDSSYISSDMVETLSDRVKACSIGGYSKFGARIVRGGIKANSSFVDDSKVSDHHAIVPTEERPVMSELSDRERKIYEMVIKRFLGVLMPPHVYEETKVELRIGDELFRAKGKLTVSEGYRELYSEDEETVEKKKAEFKRGMEISTVSLKKTSGETSPPPRFTEGTLLGAMENPRKYMDTDDKELLKTIGETGGIGTVATRADIVDKLFNSYLLEKRGNEVHITSKGKQLLALAPEDLKSPVLTAEWEQKLEKISKGKLRKDEFIKEMIEYTKAIVSEIKSSEDSFKHDNLTRSKCPSCGKYMLEVKGKKGKMLVCQDRECGEKQSISRVTNARCPECKKKMEMRGSGDSKMFICKCGYREKLSAFNKRKGDQKSKLSKKEVRNYLNKQEDDNINSALADALAKLNLK; from the coding sequence ATGTCAAAAAAATTAGTTTTAGCTGAAAAGCCGTCGGTTGGAAGGGATATAGCCAAGGCGCTTAAATGTGATAGAACGGGGAATGGATATATTGAGGGGAAGAACTATGTAGTCACTTGGGCTCTTGGACACCTTGTGACGCTTGCAGACCCAGAAACCTACAAGAAGGAGTACTCTGAGTGGAAGATAGAGCAGCTTCCCATAATACCGGGCAAGCTCAAGACGGTGGTTATAAAACAGAGCGGGAAGCAGTTCAACACTGTCAAGCATCAGATAAACAGAGACGATATCTCGGAGGTCATAATAGCTACAGATGCCGGAAGAGAAGGCGAGCTTGTGGCCAGGTGGATACTGGAGAAGGCCGGGAACAAGAAACCTGTAAAGAGACTGTGGATTTCCTCTGTCACGGAGAAGGCCATAGTAGAGGGATTCAAGAAGCTCAAAGACGGAAGAGAGTACGAGAATCTCTACAGAGCTGCAGTGGCAAGGTCTGAAGCGGACTGGTATGTCGGAATAAACGGGACAAGGGCGCTTACATGCAAGCACAACGCACAGCTTTCATGTGGAAGGGTGCAGACTCCTACGCTTGCCATGGTGCAGAGAAAAGAGGAGGAGATACAGAGCTTTAAAAGCCAGAAGTTCTATGGGCTGGAGACAGAGGTTTCAGGGCTCAAGTTCATCTGGTCGGACTCAAAGGGGAATACAAGGTCTTTTGATGAAGCTAAAATAGAGAGCATCCTCAAGCATTTAAACGGGAAAAAGGCCGTTGTGGAGGACGTGTCGAGCCAGACTAAAAAGACATACGCTCCAAAGCTGTACGACCTGACCGAACTTCAGAAAGAGGCCAACAGGATCTACGGATACTCCGGAAAAGAGACGCTTTCTGCGGTTCAGAGCCTTTACGAAAAGTATAAGGCGCTTACCTACCCTAGGACAGACTCATCCTATATAAGCAGCGACATGGTGGAAACTCTTTCAGACAGGGTAAAAGCATGTTCGATAGGAGGCTACTCTAAATTCGGAGCTAGAATAGTCAGGGGCGGGATAAAGGCCAACAGCTCTTTTGTGGACGACTCCAAGGTTTCGGACCACCACGCCATAGTTCCCACAGAGGAAAGGCCTGTTATGAGCGAACTGAGCGACAGAGAGAGAAAGATATACGAGATGGTGATAAAGAGATTCCTCGGTGTGCTTATGCCTCCACATGTGTATGAAGAGACTAAAGTGGAGCTTAGAATAGGCGACGAGCTCTTTAGGGCGAAGGGGAAACTGACTGTGTCGGAAGGCTACAGAGAGTTATACAGCGAGGATGAGGAAACTGTGGAAAAGAAGAAAGCTGAATTCAAGCGAGGGATGGAGATATCCACAGTGAGCCTTAAGAAGACTTCTGGAGAGACGAGCCCCCCTCCTAGGTTTACAGAGGGCACTCTGCTGGGAGCCATGGAAAACCCAAGAAAGTACATGGATACAGACGACAAGGAGCTTCTAAAGACCATAGGCGAGACTGGCGGAATAGGTACGGTTGCAACTAGGGCAGACATAGTGGACAAGCTCTTCAACAGCTATTTGCTCGAGAAAAGAGGAAACGAAGTCCACATAACTTCAAAAGGGAAACAGCTTCTAGCACTGGCCCCAGAGGATTTGAAGTCCCCGGTGCTTACAGCGGAATGGGAGCAGAAGCTTGAGAAGATATCCAAGGGCAAGCTCAGAAAAGACGAGTTCATAAAAGAGATGATAGAGTACACCAAGGCGATAGTATCGGAGATAAAGTCGAGCGAGGACAGTTTCAAGCACGACAATCTGACTAGAAGCAAGTGTCCAAGTTGCGGAAAGTACATGCTAGAGGTAAAAGGCAAAAAGGGCAAGATGCTTGTATGCCAGGACAGAGAGTGTGGAGAGAAGCAGTCTATTTCCAGAGTTACAAACGCCAGATGTCCCGAGTGCAAGAAGAAGATGGAGATGAGGGGTTCAGGCGACTCTAAGATGTTTATATGTAAATGTGGTTACAGGGAGAAACTCAGCGCTTTCAACAAGAGAAAGGGTGACCAGAAGTCCAAGCTCTCCAAAAAAGAAGTGAGAAATTACCTTAACAAGCAGGAAGACGACAACATAAATTCGGCGCTTGCAGATGCACTTGCAAAGCTGAATCTAAAGTAA
- a CDS encoding HD domain-containing phosphohydrolase, whose product MKNRLIIFLISASIALGLFLLVLKYIEIEKDRLYEAERSTTAERYVRFQSAVESLISDNITILNGYTAFLSMEEKPSQESAVNYLENLVDENNSYIKNISTLEDTTISFIYPLDGNQSAIGLNLSELESQRDPVLKVKQSLKPVFQGPVELVQGGSGFVARVPTLSKSGDYQGQISLVVSGDSFLQEIDRLSKLHGLEVLFFKTSEYPKAPFYGDASILDKRPLNFFMINDYISWKVAVIPFGGWSEKYSTIDMSLKLGLLFSLIVFFLTFFSIDFFDQSRVKLKEKNFEITYQRDEIEALYEQAYSMNQELESLISRNKKNFFDTVSSLVHALDAKDPYTGGHSQRVKEYSVKTAERMGLDEGSKEILSFGSILHDVGKIGIPDSILNKEGSLTDEEYDMIKNHPKIGFNIIESLELDHETKRIIHEHHERVDGSGYPNKLLGDDIHLFSKIVCVADAFDAMTSKRSYRETPMSQSEAIAELERNRGTQFDSQVLDVFVDILREELK is encoded by the coding sequence TTGAAAAACAGACTAATAATATTCCTCATTTCAGCCTCTATCGCTCTAGGCTTGTTTCTGCTAGTTCTGAAGTACATAGAGATAGAGAAAGACCGACTATATGAAGCGGAGCGTTCGACTACTGCCGAGAGATATGTGAGGTTTCAGTCGGCTGTGGAGAGCCTGATAAGCGACAACATAACCATACTTAATGGGTACACTGCCTTTCTCTCCATGGAAGAGAAGCCTTCTCAGGAGTCTGCCGTAAATTACCTTGAGAATCTCGTAGACGAAAACAACTCTTACATAAAAAACATAAGCACTCTTGAAGACACCACAATAAGTTTTATCTATCCTCTGGACGGAAACCAGTCAGCTATAGGGCTCAATCTGTCGGAACTGGAGTCCCAGAGAGACCCTGTTCTCAAAGTAAAGCAGAGTCTGAAGCCTGTGTTTCAGGGTCCTGTTGAACTTGTACAGGGCGGGAGCGGCTTTGTCGCTAGAGTTCCAACTTTAAGCAAGTCTGGCGACTACCAAGGGCAGATAAGCCTTGTAGTCTCCGGTGATTCGTTCCTCCAAGAGATAGACAGGCTTTCCAAGCTTCACGGCCTTGAAGTCCTGTTCTTCAAGACAAGCGAGTACCCTAAAGCTCCATTCTATGGAGACGCGTCTATTTTAGATAAGCGACCTCTTAACTTTTTTATGATAAATGACTACATATCTTGGAAAGTGGCTGTAATCCCTTTTGGAGGATGGAGCGAAAAGTACAGCACTATCGACATGAGCTTGAAACTTGGACTTCTTTTCTCTTTAATAGTGTTTTTCCTTACCTTCTTTTCAATAGACTTTTTCGACCAGAGCAGGGTAAAACTAAAGGAAAAGAACTTCGAGATAACATATCAGCGCGATGAGATAGAGGCGCTCTACGAGCAGGCCTACTCTATGAATCAGGAGCTTGAGAGTTTGATATCCAGGAACAAGAAGAACTTCTTCGACACTGTGTCATCTCTGGTGCATGCACTAGATGCAAAGGATCCGTATACTGGCGGCCATAGCCAGAGAGTCAAGGAGTACTCTGTGAAGACGGCTGAGCGTATGGGGCTAGATGAAGGTTCAAAAGAGATACTCTCCTTTGGAAGCATACTGCACGATGTGGGGAAGATCGGAATTCCAGACTCTATACTCAACAAGGAGGGCTCTCTTACAGACGAAGAGTACGACATGATCAAGAACCACCCCAAGATAGGGTTCAACATAATAGAGAGTCTCGAGCTTGACCATGAGACCAAGAGGATTATACACGAACACCACGAGCGGGTGGACGGAAGCGGCTATCCAAACAAACTCTTAGGTGACGATATCCATCTTTTCTCCAAGATAGTCTGCGTAGCTGACGCCTTCGACGCCATGACTTCAAAGCGCTCCTACAGAGAGACTCCTATGAGCCAAAGCGAAGCTATCGCCGAGCTTGAGCGCAACCGTGGAACCCAATTTGACAGCCAGGTGCTGGACGTATTCGTAGATATACTTAGAGAAGAGCTGAAATAA
- a CDS encoding CPBP family intramembrane glutamic endopeptidase — MKDWKLYVVITLAASWILAGAYYFGVVFKTTASYTVMASVYMWIPGILAIIFTKKRGRSLSEIGLKLKFNRWYAFAWLVFPVIIALGIFINVLFPGASFSLYMEDFLSSYGPLLKESEEYAQMYELLQIQPIIPLLMTVASGMIAGITINLAFAIGEEIGWRGYLYGELKHMGFWKMTFTTGAIWGIWHAPLVLQGHNYPEYPVLGVFLMTIWCILLSPVFSLVRIKSKSVLTAGIAHGTLNGLAGASIIYIEGGHPLLNGIIGLSGFIALVIVDILIWMKIGKEPADF, encoded by the coding sequence ATGAAAGACTGGAAGTTATATGTGGTAATTACATTGGCAGCTTCCTGGATACTGGCAGGAGCATACTACTTTGGAGTTGTATTTAAGACCACAGCTTCATACACTGTGATGGCATCTGTGTATATGTGGATACCGGGAATACTAGCAATCATCTTTACGAAAAAAAGGGGAAGAAGCTTAAGTGAGATTGGACTGAAACTTAAATTCAACAGATGGTACGCTTTCGCCTGGCTTGTATTTCCGGTGATAATAGCGCTTGGGATATTTATAAACGTGCTCTTTCCAGGAGCCAGCTTTAGCCTCTATATGGAGGATTTCTTGTCTTCATACGGCCCCCTTCTAAAGGAGTCTGAAGAGTATGCGCAGATGTACGAGCTACTGCAGATCCAGCCAATAATACCGCTTCTGATGACAGTTGCAAGCGGAATGATTGCAGGAATCACAATAAATCTTGCGTTTGCAATAGGTGAAGAGATAGGATGGAGAGGATATCTTTATGGCGAACTAAAACACATGGGTTTTTGGAAGATGACGTTTACAACAGGCGCTATCTGGGGGATATGGCACGCCCCACTTGTGCTCCAAGGCCATAACTATCCGGAGTACCCTGTTCTGGGGGTATTTCTAATGACCATATGGTGTATTCTGCTCTCGCCTGTATTTTCACTTGTGAGGATCAAGTCCAAGTCGGTGCTGACGGCCGGAATAGCCCACGGTACTTTGAATGGGCTAGCCGGTGCTTCTATAATTTACATCGAAGGAGGTCACCCGCTTTTAAACGGAATAATAGGACTGAGTGGATTTATAGCACTTGTGATAGTGGACATCTTGATTTGGATGAAGATAGGAAAAGAACCAGCAGACTTTTAA
- a CDS encoding FAD-binding oxidoreductase, translated as MANYYIKTERRFSIIRKFGWLFTVLVGIGGLFEPKLGLLVIPVILALTVMGFFRGRYWCGNFCAHGSLFDSLFIPFGRNAKIYRFMKSKYMTIGFMTFFAFNLSRKIMGAAQFWGENSFLDKLGFVFVTTYLMVIIVGGGLSMVNSGRTWCQVCPMGVMEKISYKLGKITKANKKTDVKVTISDKDACHKCGKCARVCPMQISPYTEFNESNQFDSSNCIKCSTCVVNCPAGILSIEKEEKAIELKAISAEKRASLANEVPGRQHIEAEVVEVNELGPDLREFKFQFKSPKRVAYKPGQFMILKIEAEPESYRAYSISGWDPKGSTVGVIIKKVADGYGTEKIFDDYTLGAKVELEGPLGDELVVDKNAKKLLFIGNGIGITPFIPLVEDAILNRPDSLERIDLVYGIRKSEDLIYDEFFSKQDIESDMFNYHKIASREEIHGRKGYVMDVIKDLDVSDSKVYICGSKAMVNDTVKLLKENGLSEQDIFVETA; from the coding sequence ATGGCAAACTACTATATAAAAACCGAGCGTAGATTTAGCATCATAAGAAAATTTGGATGGCTATTTACAGTGCTCGTTGGAATAGGCGGGCTATTTGAACCAAAACTCGGGCTTCTTGTAATTCCAGTTATACTTGCCCTTACTGTTATGGGCTTTTTCAGAGGAAGGTACTGGTGCGGGAACTTCTGTGCGCATGGAAGCCTTTTTGACTCTCTCTTTATTCCTTTCGGAAGAAACGCCAAGATATACAGGTTTATGAAGTCCAAGTACATGACTATTGGATTTATGACTTTCTTTGCATTCAATCTGAGCAGAAAGATAATGGGTGCGGCACAGTTTTGGGGAGAGAACAGCTTCCTAGACAAACTTGGCTTTGTGTTCGTAACAACGTACCTCATGGTTATAATAGTTGGTGGCGGCCTTAGCATGGTGAACAGCGGGAGAACTTGGTGCCAAGTATGCCCCATGGGTGTGATGGAGAAAATCTCTTACAAGTTAGGGAAAATTACAAAAGCCAACAAAAAGACAGATGTGAAAGTGACTATTTCAGACAAAGACGCCTGCCATAAGTGCGGCAAATGCGCCAGGGTCTGCCCTATGCAGATAAGCCCCTACACAGAGTTCAACGAGAGCAACCAGTTCGACAGCTCAAACTGTATAAAATGCTCTACATGCGTTGTAAACTGCCCTGCTGGGATACTTTCAATAGAGAAAGAGGAAAAAGCTATTGAGTTGAAGGCCATATCTGCCGAGAAGAGAGCGTCTCTTGCAAATGAAGTTCCTGGAAGACAGCATATAGAAGCTGAAGTGGTTGAAGTGAACGAACTAGGCCCAGACTTAAGGGAGTTCAAGTTTCAGTTTAAATCGCCTAAGCGAGTGGCCTACAAACCTGGCCAGTTTATGATTCTGAAGATAGAAGCTGAACCAGAGAGTTACAGAGCCTACTCTATATCTGGATGGGACCCTAAGGGAAGCACTGTAGGTGTCATAATCAAGAAGGTTGCTGATGGTTATGGAACTGAAAAGATATTTGACGACTACACTTTGGGAGCCAAGGTGGAGCTTGAAGGCCCTCTTGGAGACGAGCTTGTAGTTGATAAAAATGCCAAGAAGCTGCTCTTTATAGGTAATGGAATCGGAATAACACCTTTCATCCCTCTTGTAGAGGACGCAATATTGAACAGGCCCGATTCGCTTGAAAGAATCGACTTGGTATATGGTATAAGAAAATCTGAAGACCTTATCTATGATGAATTCTTCAGCAAGCAAGACATAGAGTCCGACATGTTCAACTACCATAAGATAGCTTCTAGAGAAGAGATCCATGGCAGAAAGGGATATGTTATGGATGTAATAAAAGATCTAGATGTATCTGACTCTAAAGTCTACATCTGTGGATCTAAAGCCATGGTAAATGACACTGTAAAGCTCCTTAAGGAAAACGGACTTTCAGAGCAGGATATATTTGTAGAGACAGCTTAG
- a CDS encoding methyl-accepting chemotaxis protein — protein sequence MKISTKFNAITIGMIATTSLLMFLTLSVLGDISERVDEQQNVNTPVIVSSLSLQKDVVQIQQWLTDISATRGAPGFDDGFDEAEKYYSEAKSELDSLKALGIEDDILDPISKDLDEYYQMGVDMANAYISSGTGAGNKFMEEFDPYAVKMESSVEVLLEEADALVENGNTKISQSISTLIRRAIISFSVILLISIFSFFVSRNVIMKRISNLSGILGDIAEGDGDLTKRVDVSSGDELSVMASYFNTFADTVSSIVSSIKELSSQVVDSSEELKSIAHISTASSEEASHAIEEISRSASSQAEQTEYGSRKLSELVSALEESKHQTQNLSSSFKQVNLLVDEGLEVINHLSDTTDESSVATKSVHGDIVKTSESSQKIGEASNLIMSVSEQTNLLALNAAIEAARAGEHGKGFSVVAEEIRKLSIESADSTRIINDIVAELQFNANNAVSTMNRVEEIYSRQIENVHLTESKYKHIRDSLESSNQAILAISESSFKIEQVASEVLDTIQTLSAISEENSAGTEEASVSIHQQTEIISKLESSSVNLSNLSQNLQSLVEQFQV from the coding sequence GTGAAAATATCCACAAAATTTAATGCCATAACCATCGGGATGATTGCAACAACTTCTTTGCTTATGTTCCTGACACTTTCCGTTCTAGGAGATATTTCCGAAAGAGTCGATGAGCAGCAAAACGTAAATACCCCTGTAATAGTAAGTTCCCTCTCGCTTCAAAAAGACGTTGTTCAGATTCAGCAGTGGCTAACCGATATATCTGCCACACGTGGAGCCCCTGGCTTTGACGATGGATTCGATGAAGCTGAAAAGTACTACTCTGAAGCAAAGAGTGAGCTTGACTCCCTTAAAGCCCTCGGGATCGAGGACGATATTCTGGATCCTATTTCTAAAGACCTGGATGAGTACTATCAAATGGGAGTGGACATGGCAAATGCCTACATATCTAGCGGAACAGGCGCTGGCAACAAGTTCATGGAGGAGTTCGATCCTTATGCCGTGAAAATGGAGTCAAGTGTCGAAGTCCTTCTAGAAGAAGCCGATGCGCTAGTTGAAAATGGAAATACGAAAATAAGCCAATCCATAAGCACTTTGATAAGAAGAGCCATAATTTCATTCAGCGTGATACTCCTGATATCCATATTCTCCTTTTTTGTAAGCAGAAATGTCATAATGAAGCGTATCTCTAATCTTTCAGGTATCCTTGGAGATATTGCAGAGGGGGATGGAGACCTCACTAAGCGTGTGGATGTAAGCTCTGGAGACGAGCTGAGCGTCATGGCGTCGTACTTCAACACTTTTGCCGATACAGTGAGCAGCATAGTTTCTTCCATAAAGGAGCTTTCCTCTCAGGTTGTCGACTCCTCCGAGGAACTCAAGTCTATAGCTCATATTTCAACTGCCTCCTCTGAAGAGGCCAGCCATGCTATAGAGGAAATATCTAGAAGTGCCTCTAGTCAAGCGGAGCAAACAGAGTACGGATCTAGAAAGCTCTCTGAGCTAGTTTCCGCACTTGAAGAGAGCAAGCACCAGACCCAGAACCTCTCAAGCTCTTTCAAACAAGTGAACTTGCTTGTAGACGAAGGTCTTGAGGTCATAAACCATCTCTCTGACACTACCGATGAAAGCAGCGTTGCAACCAAGAGTGTTCATGGCGACATAGTCAAGACAAGCGAAAGCTCTCAGAAGATAGGTGAAGCCAGCAATCTTATAATGTCAGTCTCTGAACAGACAAATCTTTTGGCTTTAAACGCAGCGATTGAAGCCGCAAGAGCCGGCGAACACGGGAAGGGATTTTCAGTTGTGGCCGAAGAGATTAGGAAGCTGTCTATTGAATCTGCCGACTCTACAAGGATAATCAATGACATAGTTGCCGAGCTTCAGTTCAACGCAAATAATGCAGTCTCTACTATGAACAGAGTGGAAGAGATATACAGCAGGCAGATTGAAAATGTCCACCTGACTGAATCCAAGTACAAACACATAAGAGATTCCCTTGAAAGTTCTAACCAAGCTATTTTAGCTATAAGCGAGTCCAGCTTTAAAATTGAGCAAGTAGCTTCAGAAGTTCTAGACACTATACAGACGCTCTCAGCTATATCAGAGGAAAACTCAGCTGGGACCGAAGAGGCTTCAGTGTCTATACATCAGCAAACAGAGATAATAAGCAAGCTTGAAAGCTCCAGCGTAAATCTGTCGAATCTTTCCCAGAATCTACAATCCCTTGTGGAGCAATTTCAAGTTTAA
- a CDS encoding metal-dependent hydrolase, producing MDYRNHLKSGALLGVVAIDRLYEGNLANLTQLGLLGLGSFALGLSLGSGLPDIDHHKSLIAQKLKAIGWMISRFFSHRGFTHSIAFVISVYICFMFGEKYVPSEYNLAYRYFAFGTVFGSSAHILMDMFIGNGVRLFAPISQRKFSFLRIRSGSKAEATFHKFLLFLFVLYLIFRTSLGGELLSLLGSISLLAN from the coding sequence ATGGACTACAGAAATCATTTAAAGTCAGGAGCGCTGCTAGGTGTAGTCGCCATTGACAGGCTCTACGAAGGCAACCTAGCTAATCTAACTCAGCTAGGCCTCTTAGGGTTGGGCTCTTTTGCACTTGGGCTGTCTTTGGGCTCTGGGCTTCCGGATATAGATCACCACAAGAGTCTTATCGCCCAAAAATTAAAGGCCATAGGATGGATGATAAGCAGGTTCTTCTCGCACCGCGGCTTCACCCATTCCATAGCCTTTGTGATTTCAGTCTATATATGCTTTATGTTCGGCGAGAAGTACGTCCCAAGCGAGTATAACCTGGCCTACAGGTACTTCGCCTTCGGAACGGTTTTCGGCTCTTCTGCCCATATACTTATGGACATGTTTATAGGAAACGGAGTGAGACTTTTCGCGCCGATATCCCAGCGAAAGTTCAGTTTCCTGAGGATCCGCTCAGGCTCTAAGGCTGAGGCCACTTTCCACAAGTTCCTGCTCTTTCTCTTTGTACTCTACTTGATTTTCAGGACAAGCCTAGGTGGCGAGCTTCTCTCTCTGCTAGGCTCAATAAGCTTGCTGGCTAATTAA